The following coding sequences lie in one Nitrospirota bacterium genomic window:
- a CDS encoding response regulator, translated as MKDREEGVPEDRLVTGEVPHHVAWSVKPPSPGRAETDKPEVLIKEVLRVVRELSKGNFKARMRVHGNGTGGELASLLNGVIGLNAGMAREFERIRRVVGREGKLTQRAALPEAKGSWQDSVDSLNAIIGDLIQPTAEVIRVIGAVAQGDLSQTMKVKIEDRPLKGEYLRAATTINTMVQQLSAFASEVSRVAREVGTEGKLGGQADVRGVSGTWKDLTDNVNRMAANLTGQVRNIAEVTTAVAKGDLSRKITVDVKGEILALKNTINTMVDQLGAFASEVTRVAREVGTEGKLGGQADVKGVSGTWKDLTDNVNRMAANLTGQVRNIAEVTTAVAKGDLSRKITVDVKGEILALKNTINVMVDQLGAFASEVTRVAREVGTEGKLGGQARVKGVSGTWKDLTDNVNRMAANLTGQVRNIAEVTTAVAKGDLSRKITVDVKGEILALKNTINVMVDQLSGFASEVTRVAREVGTEGKLGGQARVKGVSGTWKDLTDNVNRMAANLTGQVRNIAEVTVAVAKGDLSRKITVDVKGEILALKSTINTMVDQLGAFASEVTRVAREVGTEGKLGGQADVKGVSGTWKDLTDNVNRMAANLTGQVRNIAEVTTAVAKGDLSRKITVDVKGEILTLKNTINTMVDQLSAFASEVTRVARDVGTEGKLGGQADVKGVSGTWKDLTDNVNQMAANLTDQVRGIAKVVTAVATGDLKKKVAFEVKGEIASLADTINEMIDTLAIFADQVTTVAREVGVEGRLGGQARVPGAAGIWKDLTENVNQLAANLTTQVRAIGDVATAVTKGDLTRSIAVETRGEVEALKNNINEMIRNLKETTEKNTQQDWLKTNLARFAAMIQGQRDLVTVSRLIMSELAALLNAQQGVFYIHARTDNGSYLSPLASYAHRPESGSLERFQLGEGLIGQCALEKKRILLANVPAGFVQIASALGKAQPRSVVVLPILFEGETRAVIELASFDPFSEIHLTFIDQLAESIGIMINTIAATMRTEELLQKSQALAQELQGQQLELKKTNEELAEKAHQLAEQKTEVERKNREVELARKALEEKAEQLSLTSKYKSEFLANMSHELRTPLNSLLILAKMLSENSDRNLTDKQVEFSRTIHGSGTDLLNLINDILDLSKIEAGKMTVDVADVYFDDLKDYVERGFRQVAVQKSLEFSIELGESLPKFVQTDAKRLQQVLKNLLSNAFKFTARGKVLLRIDAAREGWTGDQSFLTGAESVLAFSVIDTGIGIPLDKQKIIFEAFQQAEGGTSRKYGGTGLGLSISRELSRLLCGEIGVVSTPGAGSVFTLYLPARFPKTIGVAAEIRAAEAAASVQERGADVSEIQIASFARRELVDDRELVEPGDRLVLIVDDDPSFGHILWDLAHEKGFKGVVAERGEEGMALARRFKPDAVTLDIRLPDMDGWSILDRLKHDAETRHIPVYIITATEDRDRGYRLGAAGCMEKVPNRSALAAVFDQIRGSVEKRKKRVLVIEDNATERQSLTELLSDPNVDVVAVASAEEALPALSSGAIDCAILDLRLPGLSGIEFLEKAEKEAGLRHIPVIVYTGKDLSPKEERKLRRFAQSIIVKDAESPERLLAETALYLHQRMADLPLSKRQMIRQVQQVDRVLQGKKVLVVDDDIRNIYAVTSILETQKMNVLHAGDGREGIRLLKDTPDVDVVLMDIMMPEMDGYETMREIRKDRQFKSLPILALTAKAMKGDREKCIEAGASDYIAKPVDPDQLLSLLRVSLDR; from the coding sequence ATGAAAGACAGAGAAGAAGGGGTTCCTGAGGACCGATTGGTGACCGGGGAGGTCCCTCATCACGTCGCCTGGTCGGTCAAGCCCCCCTCACCCGGTCGCGCGGAAACGGATAAGCCCGAAGTCTTGATTAAGGAAGTGCTCCGCGTCGTGCGCGAATTGAGCAAAGGAAACTTCAAAGCGCGGATGAGGGTGCACGGGAACGGCACCGGTGGGGAGCTGGCCTCCCTGCTGAACGGCGTGATCGGATTGAACGCCGGGATGGCCCGCGAGTTCGAACGAATCCGTAGGGTCGTAGGCCGCGAAGGAAAACTGACCCAGCGCGCGGCTCTTCCGGAAGCCAAAGGATCCTGGCAGGACAGCGTCGACTCGCTGAACGCCATCATCGGCGACCTCATTCAGCCCACGGCCGAAGTCATCCGCGTCATCGGCGCCGTGGCGCAGGGCGACCTCTCGCAAACCATGAAAGTCAAAATCGAGGATCGTCCGCTGAAAGGCGAATACCTTCGCGCCGCCACCACGATCAATACGATGGTGCAGCAGCTCAGCGCGTTCGCATCGGAAGTGTCCCGCGTGGCCCGCGAAGTGGGCACGGAAGGAAAACTGGGCGGACAGGCCGACGTGAGAGGCGTGTCCGGCACGTGGAAGGACCTCACGGACAACGTGAACCGCATGGCGGCGAACCTGACGGGACAAGTTCGAAACATCGCCGAAGTGACGACCGCCGTGGCCAAGGGCGACCTCTCCCGCAAGATCACGGTGGACGTGAAGGGGGAAATTCTCGCCCTCAAGAACACCATCAACACGATGGTGGACCAGCTCGGCGCGTTCGCTTCGGAAGTCACGCGTGTGGCCCGCGAGGTGGGCACCGAAGGAAAACTCGGCGGACAAGCGGACGTGAAAGGCGTATCCGGCACGTGGAAGGACTTGACCGACAACGTGAACCGCATGGCGGCGAACCTCACGGGACAAGTCCGAAACATCGCCGAGGTGACGACCGCCGTGGCGAAGGGCGACCTCTCCCGCAAGATCACGGTGGACGTGAAGGGAGAAATTCTCGCCCTCAAGAACACGATCAACGTCATGGTGGACCAGCTCGGCGCGTTCGCTTCCGAAGTTACGCGTGTAGCCCGCGAAGTGGGCACGGAAGGGAAACTCGGCGGGCAGGCGCGTGTGAAGGGCGTGTCCGGCACGTGGAAGGACCTCACGGACAACGTGAACCGCATGGCGGCAAACCTCACGGGACAAGTTCGAAACATCGCCGAAGTGACGACCGCCGTGGCGAAAGGCGACCTCTCCCGGAAGATCACGGTGGACGTAAAGGGCGAAATTCTTGCCCTCAAGAACACGATCAACGTCATGGTGGACCAGCTCAGCGGGTTCGCCTCGGAAGTGACCCGTGTCGCCCGTGAGGTGGGCACGGAAGGGAAGCTCGGCGGACAGGCGCGGGTGAAGGGCGTGTCCGGCACCTGGAAAGATCTCACGGACAACGTGAACCGCATGGCCGCGAACCTCACGGGCCAAGTTCGAAACATCGCCGAAGTCACCGTGGCCGTGGCCAAAGGCGACCTCTCCCGCAAGATCACGGTGGACGTGAAGGGGGAAATTCTCGCCCTCAAGAGCACCATCAATACCATGGTGGACCAGCTCGGCGCGTTCGCTTCGGAAGTGACCCGCGTGGCCCGCGAGGTGGGCACGGAAGGAAAGCTGGGTGGCCAGGCCGACGTGAAAGGCGTGTCCGGCACGTGGAAAGACCTCACGGACAACGTGAACCGTATGGCGGCCAACCTCACCGGCCAGGTGCGAAACATCGCCGAAGTGACCACCGCCGTGGCCAAAGGCGATCTCTCCCGTAAAATCACGGTCGACGTCAAAGGCGAAATCCTCACCCTCAAGAACACGATCAATACGATGGTGGACCAGCTCAGCGCCTTCGCTTCGGAAGTCACACGCGTGGCCCGCGATGTCGGTACGGAAGGAAAACTCGGCGGTCAGGCCGATGTGAAGGGTGTGTCCGGCACGTGGAAAGACCTCACGGACAACGTGAACCAGATGGCGGCGAACCTCACGGACCAGGTGCGCGGCATCGCGAAAGTCGTGACCGCCGTGGCCACGGGCGACCTCAAGAAGAAGGTGGCCTTCGAAGTCAAAGGAGAAATCGCCTCGCTGGCCGACACGATCAACGAAATGATCGACACGCTCGCGATCTTCGCCGACCAGGTGACCACCGTGGCGCGCGAAGTGGGCGTGGAGGGCCGGCTCGGCGGTCAGGCCCGCGTTCCCGGCGCCGCGGGCATCTGGAAAGATCTCACGGAAAACGTGAACCAACTGGCCGCCAACCTGACCACTCAGGTGCGCGCCATCGGCGACGTGGCCACCGCCGTGACGAAGGGCGATCTGACCCGCTCGATCGCCGTCGAAACCCGCGGCGAGGTGGAGGCGCTGAAGAACAACATCAACGAAATGATCCGGAACCTCAAGGAGACGACGGAGAAGAACACGCAGCAGGATTGGCTCAAGACCAACCTCGCGCGGTTCGCCGCCATGATCCAGGGCCAACGCGACCTCGTCACGGTCTCCCGGCTCATCATGTCGGAGTTGGCCGCGCTCCTGAACGCGCAGCAGGGGGTGTTCTACATCCACGCGCGAACGGACAACGGTTCATACCTCAGTCCCCTGGCCAGCTACGCGCACCGTCCGGAGTCCGGCTCGCTGGAACGTTTCCAACTGGGCGAGGGACTCATCGGACAGTGCGCCCTGGAGAAAAAGCGCATTCTGCTGGCCAACGTGCCGGCGGGGTTCGTGCAGATCGCCTCCGCCTTGGGCAAGGCGCAACCCCGCAGCGTCGTGGTTCTCCCCATCCTGTTCGAGGGCGAAACCCGGGCGGTCATTGAACTGGCCTCGTTCGACCCCTTCAGCGAAATCCACCTCACCTTCATCGATCAGCTCGCGGAAAGCATCGGGATCATGATCAACACCATCGCGGCCACCATGCGCACGGAGGAGCTGCTCCAGAAATCCCAGGCGTTGGCGCAGGAGCTTCAGGGACAACAGCTCGAACTCAAGAAGACCAACGAAGAACTGGCCGAAAAGGCCCATCAACTCGCGGAACAGAAGACGGAAGTGGAACGGAAAAACCGCGAGGTGGAGCTGGCCCGAAAAGCCCTCGAAGAAAAGGCGGAACAACTTTCCCTCACTTCCAAGTACAAATCGGAATTCCTGGCCAACATGTCCCATGAACTCCGGACACCCCTCAACAGCCTCCTCATTCTCGCCAAGATGCTTTCGGAGAATTCGGACCGGAACCTCACGGACAAACAGGTGGAGTTCTCCCGCACCATCCACGGTTCGGGCACGGACCTCCTGAACCTCATCAACGACATATTGGACCTCTCCAAGATCGAGGCAGGCAAGATGACGGTGGACGTGGCGGACGTCTACTTCGACGATCTCAAGGACTACGTCGAACGCGGTTTCCGGCAGGTCGCCGTCCAGAAATCCCTGGAGTTTTCCATCGAGCTGGGCGAATCGCTTCCGAAGTTCGTCCAGACGGACGCGAAGCGGCTCCAGCAGGTTCTGAAGAACCTCCTGTCCAACGCGTTCAAATTCACGGCGCGCGGCAAGGTTCTCCTGCGCATCGATGCGGCGCGCGAGGGATGGACGGGTGACCAGTCCTTCCTCACGGGCGCGGAAAGCGTGCTGGCGTTCTCGGTGATCGACACGGGCATCGGTATCCCGCTGGACAAGCAGAAAATCATCTTCGAAGCGTTCCAACAGGCCGAGGGGGGCACGAGCCGGAAATACGGCGGAACGGGTCTGGGCCTCTCGATCAGCCGCGAACTCAGCCGGCTCCTGTGCGGCGAAATCGGGGTGGTCAGCACACCGGGAGCGGGGAGCGTGTTCACGCTCTACCTCCCGGCCCGCTTCCCTAAAACGATTGGCGTGGCAGCCGAAATCCGCGCGGCGGAAGCGGCCGCGTCCGTGCAGGAGCGAGGCGCGGACGTTTCGGAAATCCAAATCGCTTCGTTTGCGAGGCGGGAGCTGGTCGATGACCGGGAGTTGGTGGAGCCTGGCGATCGCCTGGTGCTGATCGTGGACGACGACCCCAGCTTCGGTCACATCCTTTGGGACCTGGCCCATGAAAAAGGCTTCAAGGGCGTGGTGGCGGAGCGAGGGGAGGAAGGGATGGCCCTGGCGAGGCGCTTCAAGCCGGACGCCGTGACCTTGGACATCCGGTTGCCGGACATGGACGGGTGGTCCATTCTGGACCGGCTCAAGCACGATGCGGAAACGCGCCACATCCCGGTGTACATCATCACCGCCACCGAGGATCGGGACCGGGGTTACCGGCTGGGGGCCGCCGGATGCATGGAGAAAGTGCCCAACCGATCGGCCCTGGCAGCGGTCTTCGATCAAATCCGGGGCTCGGTTGAGAAGCGCAAAAAACGCGTCCTGGTCATCGAGGACAATGCGACGGAGCGGCAGAGTCTGACGGAGCTCCTGAGCGATCCGAACGTGGACGTCGTGGCCGTCGCCTCGGCCGAAGAGGCGCTCCCCGCGCTCTCATCGGGGGCCATCGACTGCGCCATTCTGGATCTGCGGCTTCCCGGCCTGAGCGGCATCGAATTCCTTGAGAAAGCGGAAAAGGAGGCCGGCCTCCGGCACATTCCCGTGATCGTCTACACCGGGAAGGACCTGAGCCCGAAGGAAGAGCGGAAACTGCGCCGCTTCGCGCAATCCATCATCGTGAAGGATGCGGAGTCGCCCGAACGGCTCCTGGCCGAAACCGCACTCTACCTGCACCAGCGCATGGCGGATCTTCCGCTGTCCAAGCGCCAGATGATCCGCCAGGTGCAGCAGGTGGACCGGGTTCTCCAGGGAAAGAAGGTGCTCGTGGTGGACGACGACATCCGGAACATCTACGCCGTCACGAGCATCCTTGAGACGCAGAAGATGAACGTGCTCCACGCCGGGGACGGCCGCGAGGGCATCCGGCTGTTGAAGGACACCCCGGATGTGGACGTGGTGCTGATGGACATCATGATGCCCGAAATGGACGGGTACGAAACGATGCGCGAGATCCGGAAGGACAGGCAATTCAAGAGCCTGCCGATCCTCGCGCTGACCGCGAAGGCCATGAAAGGAGACCGTGAGAAATGTATCGAGGCGGGGGCGTCCGACTACATCGCCAAGCCGGTGGACCCGGACCAGCTCCTGTCGCTCCTGCGCGTGTCGCTGGATCGATAA
- a CDS encoding response regulator: protein MFELQPGPLVKPNGPQTYMEAGERRPTVLLVDDRAENLLALEAVLGDMDLNMLRAASGEAALKHLLEREIALILLDVRMPRMDGFETAALIRSRDKCRHIPIIFVTAVNTEMEHVSRGYSLGAVDYILKPFPPEILRSKVSVFVELFRKSEQVRRQAREIQEMQFQEIIRREQEKRLVEVQRYARELEMNAKELARSNEELEQFAYVASHDLQEPLRKVGNYAQLLERAGRRKLDPKGRKYLEKILEGADRMHSLIRDLLNYSRVSTGESPFETIEMESVLESAVSNLDAMIKSTGAVVTHDPLPSVWANSMRMQELLQNLIQNGVKFQEKAAPQIHVSADRRDSEWIFSVRDNGIGIDPRYFDRIFVIFQRLHPSSDYPGNGMGLTICKRIVERHGGKLWVESEPGRGATFRFSVPMKGGM, encoded by the coding sequence ATGTTTGAACTTCAACCCGGGCCGCTGGTCAAGCCGAACGGCCCGCAAACCTACATGGAGGCCGGGGAGCGGCGGCCGACCGTTCTCCTGGTGGATGATCGCGCGGAAAACCTCCTCGCCCTGGAAGCCGTGCTGGGTGACATGGACCTGAACATGCTGCGGGCGGCATCCGGTGAGGCGGCGCTCAAGCATCTGTTGGAGAGGGAAATCGCCCTCATCCTCCTGGATGTGAGAATGCCGCGGATGGACGGCTTCGAGACGGCGGCCCTGATCCGGTCCAGGGACAAATGCAGGCACATCCCGATCATCTTCGTCACTGCCGTCAATACGGAGATGGAGCACGTTTCCCGTGGGTATTCGCTGGGGGCGGTCGACTACATCCTGAAGCCCTTTCCGCCGGAAATTCTGCGCTCGAAGGTATCGGTATTTGTCGAACTCTTCAGGAAATCGGAGCAGGTGCGGAGGCAGGCCCGGGAGATCCAGGAGATGCAGTTTCAGGAAATCATCCGGAGGGAGCAGGAGAAGCGACTGGTCGAGGTGCAACGGTACGCCCGTGAACTCGAGATGAATGCGAAGGAATTGGCCCGATCGAATGAAGAGCTCGAGCAGTTCGCCTACGTCGCCTCTCACGATCTCCAGGAGCCGCTCCGGAAAGTGGGCAACTACGCGCAGCTCTTGGAGCGTGCAGGGCGGCGAAAACTCGATCCCAAGGGCCGGAAGTATCTGGAAAAAATCCTCGAAGGCGCGGATCGGATGCACAGCCTGATCCGGGACCTCCTCAACTACTCGCGGGTGTCGACCGGGGAGAGCCCGTTTGAAACCATCGAGATGGAAAGCGTGCTGGAATCCGCGGTGTCGAACCTGGATGCCATGATCAAGAGCACGGGGGCGGTGGTCACGCACGATCCGTTGCCCTCCGTGTGGGCCAATTCGATGCGGATGCAGGAGTTGCTTCAGAATCTCATTCAGAATGGCGTGAAGTTCCAGGAAAAGGCGGCCCCGCAGATCCATGTCTCCGCCGACCGGCGGGACTCGGAGTGGATCTTTTCCGTGCGGGACAACGGGATCGGGATCGATCCGCGCTACTTCGATCGGATCTTCGTCATTTTTCAGAGGCTGCATCCTTCTTCGGACTATCCGGGAAACGGCATGGGCCTGACGATCTGCAAGCGAATCGTCGAAAGACATGGAGGTAAATTATGGGTGGAATCAGAGCCGGGCCGTGGGGCGACCTTCCGGTTCAGCGTTCCGATGAAGGGGGGCATGTGA
- a CDS encoding response regulator, with amino-acid sequence MTVPALDLLYVEDNEDDAFLFREVLEKTRYARLLGVARDGEEAIQFLRREGPHAKAGTPNLIVLDIRMPKADGFEVLRQLKGDPRYRHIPVAILTTSSREEDMVRSYEQGVVSYLVKPTRLTDLEWMVKKFLEYWSRVSRVPGNGHRGGKMGRKLSS; translated from the coding sequence GTGACCGTTCCGGCGCTGGACCTCCTTTACGTGGAAGACAACGAGGACGATGCGTTCCTCTTTCGTGAAGTTCTTGAAAAAACCCGGTACGCGCGACTCCTGGGCGTTGCCCGCGACGGGGAGGAGGCCATCCAATTCCTGCGGCGTGAAGGCCCCCACGCCAAGGCCGGCACTCCGAATCTAATCGTGCTGGACATCCGGATGCCGAAGGCGGATGGATTCGAAGTGCTCCGGCAGCTCAAGGGGGACCCAAGGTACCGCCACATCCCCGTGGCGATCCTGACCACAAGTTCCCGCGAGGAAGACATGGTGCGTTCCTACGAACAGGGAGTCGTGTCGTATCTCGTCAAGCCGACACGGCTGACGGATTTGGAGTGGATGGTCAAGAAATTCCTGGAATACTGGAGCCGGGTAAGCCGCGTACCCGGGAATGGCCATCGTGGCGGAAAAATGGGGCGGAAACTTTCGTCCTGA
- a CDS encoding response regulator translates to MTSAAAASLGAIVPSLRARKPLRVLLLEDSEDDAHFCVEWLRRAGFAPEAIRAETEKDYLAKLSPDLDVILADYRLPGFDGLRALDLLKEKGLRVPLILVSGAVGEDLAASAIRHGAYDYVLKDRLEKLGQSVRMAIEHRHLTEEKERVTDALGKSENHYKRAFRKASTAERALRRVSRELIHVQEEERKRISRELHDGLGQVLTGVDLGLERLKKAAGRLDGNMGKIVVLQNAVREGLESIHRIAHGLRPELLDHMSLAPALRAVARQVSAMSGVRVRVRSSGAARRLSRETETTLLRVVQEALTNVMKHAKAHEARLTLDVWPREAILTVADDGRNGRYSKGGKRVRLGGGLGIVGIEERVTLAGGKALWIRRPGGGRSLRVTVPVRSPQPAETKRRRKP, encoded by the coding sequence GTGACCTCAGCAGCCGCGGCAAGCTTGGGAGCCATCGTCCCGTCCCTTCGCGCGCGGAAGCCGCTTCGCGTACTCCTCTTGGAGGATTCCGAGGACGACGCGCACTTCTGCGTCGAGTGGCTCCGGCGGGCGGGCTTCGCTCCGGAGGCGATTCGCGCCGAGACGGAAAAAGATTATCTGGCGAAGTTGTCCCCGGACCTCGATGTGATATTGGCGGACTACCGCCTGCCGGGATTCGACGGCCTCCGGGCACTCGATCTGTTGAAGGAGAAGGGACTGCGCGTGCCGCTGATCCTCGTGTCGGGGGCGGTTGGGGAGGACTTGGCGGCGTCGGCCATCCGGCACGGCGCCTACGACTACGTTTTGAAGGACCGACTGGAGAAACTGGGGCAGTCCGTCCGGATGGCCATCGAGCACCGGCATCTGACGGAGGAGAAGGAACGAGTTACGGATGCCTTGGGGAAAAGCGAGAATCACTACAAGCGCGCTTTTCGGAAGGCCAGCACGGCGGAACGGGCCCTCCGAAGGGTTTCACGGGAACTCATCCACGTGCAGGAGGAGGAGCGGAAAAGAATTAGTCGGGAATTGCACGACGGTCTCGGTCAGGTGCTGACGGGCGTGGACCTGGGGTTGGAGCGGCTGAAGAAAGCGGCGGGGCGCTTGGACGGGAACATGGGGAAAATCGTCGTTCTGCAGAATGCCGTTCGCGAGGGGTTGGAATCGATCCACCGGATCGCCCACGGCCTGCGCCCGGAGCTGCTCGACCACATGTCTCTGGCCCCGGCTTTGAGGGCGGTGGCGCGCCAGGTATCGGCGATGTCGGGAGTGCGTGTGCGGGTCAGATCCTCGGGAGCGGCGCGTCGGCTGAGCCGGGAGACCGAGACGACGCTCCTTCGGGTGGTGCAGGAGGCGCTGACGAACGTAATGAAGCACGCCAAAGCGCATGAGGCCCGATTGACTTTGGACGTCTGGCCTCGGGAGGCGATTTTGACCGTCGCGGACGATGGCCGGAACGGCAGGTATTCAAAGGGGGGCAAACGTGTCCGCTTAGGCGGTGGATTGGGGATTGTGGGAATTGAGGAGCGGGTGACTCTGGCCGGGGGAAAAGCCCTCTGGATACGACGACCCGGCGGGGGACGTTCGCTGAGGGTGACGGTGCCCGTCCGATCGCCCCAACCGGCGGAAACGAAGAGAAGGAGGAAACCATGA
- a CDS encoding response regulator, with the protein MKEKKFYSTSEIADLFHVYPSTVADWIDGGHLIAFRTVGGHRRVRPADLRSFLDAHKMEAPEGLDLHRPTVLVVDDDEEMTKNLRRRLTARKLLVETASSGFEGVYKIAQLRPDVVILDILMPGMDGIEVCEQIRSRSELKDTVVIAITGYEGKGLQDKVMAAGATTFVKKPVDADHLVSIILQYTHVEVGTRSAGVSLPAPP; encoded by the coding sequence ATGAAGGAGAAAAAGTTCTACAGCACGTCGGAAATCGCGGATCTCTTTCATGTGTATCCCTCGACGGTGGCCGACTGGATCGATGGCGGCCATCTGATCGCCTTTCGCACCGTCGGTGGGCACCGGCGGGTCCGGCCGGCCGACCTTCGATCGTTTCTCGACGCCCACAAGATGGAAGCACCCGAAGGGTTGGATCTTCATCGACCGACGGTGTTGGTGGTCGATGACGACGAAGAAATGACGAAGAACCTGAGACGCCGATTGACCGCGCGTAAGCTGCTTGTGGAAACCGCATCGAGCGGGTTCGAGGGAGTTTACAAGATTGCGCAACTGAGGCCGGATGTCGTCATTCTGGACATCCTGATGCCGGGGATGGACGGGATCGAAGTCTGTGAACAAATCCGCTCCAGGTCCGAACTCAAGGATACCGTGGTCATCGCCATCACGGGATACGAAGGCAAAGGTCTTCAGGACAAGGTCATGGCGGCCGGGGCCACCACGTTCGTCAAGAAACCCGTGGATGCCGATCATTTGGTGTCCATAATTCTTCAATACACGCACGTGGAGGTTGGAACACGATCGGCCGGCGTGTCATTGCCGGCTCCGCCTTAA